The segment GTGCCTGTATGGCTACGTCACCGCCAAGACCGGCAACTTCGATGCGGCCCGGGCGATCTTCGAAGACTGCGTGGCACGCTGGAACGACGTCTATTCACTGATTTCGCTGGCGCAGATGTACGAAAGCGGCAGCGGCGTGCCGGTCGACCTTGGCAAGTCCGCCGAGCTGCTCAAACAGGCGGCGGCCCAGCCGGACGACGCGAGCTACGTCAGCCTGGCGCGCTATCACTGGGGCGTCGCGCTCGCCGAGGGGCGTGGCGTCGCGCCTGATCTGGCACAGGCGCGCCATTGGCTTCGCCGTGCCGCCGAAGGTGGCCAGGAAGAAGCCCAGCAGTACCTCGCCGAGCTTGACCAGGGATCGCGTGCCGGCGATGCCGGTGCCGCCGCCAGACCCTAACGACCAGACAAACAACAACAAGGACCACCACATGCCTCGCCACCCGCTCGCCGCTGCCGTTCTCTGCGCCCTGGGCTGTGCCCTGATCGGATCGGCGCATGCCGCCACGGCCTATGTGTCCAACGAAAAGGACGACAACATCAGCGTGATCGATCTCGATCGCATGGAGACGATCGAGACCATCGACGTCGGCATGCGCCCGCGCGGGCTGACGCTGTCGCACGACAACAAGCTGCTCTACGTCTGCGCGAGCGATTCCGACACCGTCCAGGTCCTGGACCTGGCGACCCGGCAGATCATCAAGCAACTGCCTTCGGGGGCGGACCCGGAGCAGTTCGCCCTGCACCCGAACAACAAATGGCTGTACATCTCCAACGAGGACGATGCGCTGGTCACCGTGGTGGATGTCGACAAGGAAGAGGTGCTCGCGCAGATCGACGTCGGCGTCGAACCGGAGGGCATGGCGGTCAGCCCGGACGGCAAGTGGGCGGTCAACACCAGCGAAACCACCAACATGCTGCACTGGATCGATACCGCCACCAACCAGCTGGTCGACAACACCCTGGTCGACCAGCGGCCACGGCACGTCGAGTTCACCCGCGACAGCAAGCAGCTCTGGGCCTCGGCCGAGATCGGCGGCACCGTCAGCGTGGTCGATGTCGACAGCCGGCAGATCCTCAAGACGCTCCACTTCCAGATCAAGGGCGTGCACCCGGACAAGGTGCAACCGGTCGGGGTCAAGCTGACCTCCGAC is part of the Stutzerimonas balearica DSM 6083 genome and harbors:
- a CDS encoding tetratricopeptide repeat protein, with the protein product MRGPAQLAALAGLFAFQGSAVADELGYEAYLDSPKRIKCLYGYVTAKTGNFDAARAIFEDCVARWNDVYSLISLAQMYESGSGVPVDLGKSAELLKQAAAQPDDASYVSLARYHWGVALAEGRGVAPDLAQARHWLRRAAEGGQEEAQQYLAELDQGSRAGDAGAAARP
- a CDS encoding YVTN family beta-propeller repeat protein, with protein sequence MPRHPLAAAVLCALGCALIGSAHAATAYVSNEKDDNISVIDLDRMETIETIDVGMRPRGLTLSHDNKLLYVCASDSDTVQVLDLATRQIIKQLPSGADPEQFALHPNNKWLYISNEDDALVTVVDVDKEEVLAQIDVGVEPEGMAVSPDGKWAVNTSETTNMLHWIDTATNQLVDNTLVDQRPRHVEFTRDSKQLWASAEIGGTVSVVDVDSRQILKTLHFQIKGVHPDKVQPVGVKLTSDGKYAFVALGPANHVAVVDAKTFEVLDYLLVGRRVWHMAFTPDERMLLTTNGVSGDVSVIDVPSLKVTKSIKVGRYPWGVVVKP